Proteins co-encoded in one Nicotiana sylvestris chromosome 7, ASM39365v2, whole genome shotgun sequence genomic window:
- the LOC138873580 gene encoding uncharacterized protein has protein sequence MWRMIEKGDLPIPPRKDKDSKVMVPSDPLDLDDYTDEQADIVQVNAKAKNLMYNTISGEEYKKSPSCKTAKEMWYKLKATHEGTNKVKETRINLLVHEHELFQIKEGESI, from the coding sequence ATGTGGCGTATGATCGAAAAGGGAGATCTCCCAATCCCACCAAGGAAGGATAAAGACAGTAAGGTTATGGTACCATCCGACCCTCTCGATTTAGATGATTACACTGATGAACAAGCAGACATTGTTCAAGTGAATGCTAAGGCAAAAAATCTCATGTACAATACCATAAGTGGAGAAGAGTATAAAAAGTCACCAAGCTGTAAAACTGCAAAAGAAATGTGGTATAAACTGAAAGCCACACATGAAGGTACAAACAAAGTAAAAGAAACAAGGATAAATCTCTTGGTTCATGAACATGAACTGTTTCAAATAAAGGAGGGTGAATCCATTTAA
- the LOC104244424 gene encoding ubiquitin carboxyl-terminal hydrolase 5 — translation MTVVKKELTPEEEKLTIRDISIAAEAQTKQGDTFFLITQRWWQEWLEYVNQNQASTVNDGSASEHQFLGGSALKRPSSINNSDLIYQAASGDSDVGIELHDTLVEGTDYILLPQEVWNQLYEWYEGGPILPRKVINSGLSQTELTVEVYPLRLQLHLMPKDECSTIRISKKETIRELHKKACEIFSLNPELVCIWDYFSHQKHALMDMEKTLDDANIQMDQDILVEVVNSNSAGGMNSFHENGAADNGTVALVEPSQLNFSNAEGLSLSKGSTRNGIAELSQSQHLASSGTEKTYASTGVSTRGSTCGLTGLMNLGNTCFMNSAIQCLVHTPEFARYFREDYYQEINRQNPLGMVGELALAFGDLLRKLWAPGRTPVAPRPFKAKLARFAPQFSGYNQHDSQELLAFLLDGLHEDLNRVKHKPYIKSKDADGRPDEEVADEYWANHIARNDSIIVDVCQGQYKSTLVCPVCNKVSVTFDPFMYLSLPLQSATTRSMTVTIFTCDGSALPAACTVTVPKQGRCRDLIQALGNSCSLKHTEKLLLAEIRGHLIHRFLEDPLISLSSIKDDDHLAAYKIPKLAKNSKFLQLIHRREEREIGISQSSVGWKPYGTPLVSPISCDDVITRGDIQLIVHRMLSPMLRSENPGFNCVSRSKTSAANTSRLATASEGCIDSSLPNDDPRQKDMSSSKLANLEKLPLQLVDENNACIDLTVGEDKSVKLSSSSMSILVFVDWSQKLLENYDTRYIENLPEVTKYGPATKKARTEPLSLYSCLEAFLREEPLVPEDMWYCPTCKERRQASKKLDLWRLPEVLVIHLKRFSYSRSMKHKLETFVNFPIHDFDLTKYVANKNNSRRQLYELYALTNHYGGMGSGHYTAHIKLLDENRWYNFDDSHISPINEEDVKSAAAYVLFYRRVRADHHHHHSVSNGAVSSAGQHSISSRK, via the exons ATGACGGTGGTGAAAAAGGAGCTGACGCCGGAGGAAGAGAAGCTCACTATCAGAGATATATCTATTGCTGCCGAAGCCCAAACCAAACAAGGCGATACTTTCTTTTTAATCACTCAACG ATGGTGGCAAGAATGGTTGGAATATGTGAACCAAAACCAGGCAAGTACTGTAAATGATGGATCTGCTTCTGAGCATCAGTTCTTAGGCGGTAGTGCTTTGAAGAGGCCTTCCAGCATTAATAATTCTGACTTGATATATCAAGCAGCCTCAGGGGATTCGGATGTGGGGATTGAGCTGCATGATACTCTTGTAGAAGGCACTGATTATATATTACTTCCTCAGGAAGTGTGGAATCAACTATATGAATG GTATGAAGGAGGTCCTATATTGCCACGGAAGGTGATCAACTCTGGCCTCTCTCAGACTGAGTTGACCGTAGAAGTTTATCCTCTGCGTCTTCAGTTACATCTGATGCCAAAAGATGAATGCTCTACCATAAGAATAAGTAAAAAG GAAACAATTAGAGAACTTCATAAGAAGGCTTGTGAGATTTTCTCTCTCAACCCAGAACTA GTTTGCATTTGGGATTACTTTAGCCATCAAAAGCATGCATTGATGGACATGGAAAAGACACTTGATGATGCAAATATACAAATGGATCAGGAT ATTTTGGTTGAGGTTGTTAATAGTAACTCTGCTGGTGGTATGAATTCTTTTCACGAAAATGGAGCAGCAGATAACGGAACGGTGGCTCTTGTGGAACCATCTCAGTTGAACTTCTCAAATGCTGAAGGGTTGTCTCTGAGCAAGGGTTCAACTAGAAATGGCATTGCAGAGTTGTCGCAGTCACAGCACCTAGCTTCTTCAGGAACAGAAAAGACCTATGCGAGTACTGGTGTTAGTACGAGGGGATCTACTTGTGGTCTTACAGGGTTGATGAACCTTGGGAATACTTGCTTCATGAACAGCGCCATACAATGTCTTGTTCATACTCCAGAGTTTGCTCGCTACTTTCGAGAAGATTACTATCAGGAAATAAATCGGCAAAATCCTCTGGGGATGGTT GGTGAGCTGGCTTTAGCATTTGGCGATTTACTTCGAAAGTTATGGGCACCAGGGCGAACTCCAGTTGCCCCTCGTCCTTTTAAGGCAAAGCTGGCTCGCTTTGCCCCACAGTTTAGTGGATACAACCAGCATGACTCTCAG GAACTCCTTGCATTTTTGTTGGATGGACTTCACGAGGACTTAAATCGTGTCAAACACAAGCCTTACATAAAATCGAAAGATGCAGATGGCCGACCTGATGAAGAAGTTGCTGATGAGTATTGGGCAAATCACATTGCCCGAAATGATTCCATAATTGTGGATGTATGCCAA GGCCAATACAAGTCAACTCTAGTGTGTCCTGTCTGTAATAAAGTCTCAGTAACATTTGATCCATTCATGTATCTTTCTTTGCCGCTTCAATCTGCCACAACACGAAGTATGACAGTAACAATTTTCACTTGCGATGGAAGTGCACTTCCAGCTGCTTGCACTGTTACAGTGCCAAAGCAGGGACGTTGCAGGGACTTGATTCAGGCACTTGGTAATTCTTGTTCCTTAAAGCACACTGAGAAACTTTTGCTTGCTGAG ATACGCGGCCATTTGATTCATCGTTTTCTGGAAGATCCTCTAATATCTTTGTCTTCTATCAAAGATGATGATCACCTTGCGGCCTACAAGATTCCAAAATTAGCAAAGAACTCGAAGTTTCTTCAACTGATACACCGTAGGGAAGAACG GGAAATTGGAATCTCTCAAAGTAGTGTTGGGTGGAAGCCTTATGGGACACCTCTTGTTTCACCTATCTCTTGTGATGATGTCATCACAAGGGGGGATATACAGTTGATAGTTCACAGAATGCTCTCGCCGATGCTAAGATCAGAAAATCCAGGATTTAACTGTGTTTCTCGCTCTAAGACATCAGCAGCCAACACATCCCGTCTTGCTACTGCTAGTGAAGGCTGTATAGACTCCAGTCTACCGAACGATGATCCGAGACAGAAGGATATGTCTAGCTCAAAACTGGCGAACTTGGAGAAACTACCTCTGCAGTTGGTTGATGAGAACAATGCGTGCATTGACCTAACTGTAGGAGAAGATAAATCAGTGAAATTGTCCTCATCGTCAATGTCGATACTTGTATTTGTTGATTGGTCTCAGAAGCTTTTGGAAAATTATGATACTCGTTACATAGAGAATTTGCCTGAAGTCACAAAATATGGGCCTGCGACAAAGAAAGCCCGTACTGAACCTCTTTCATTGTACAGTTGCTTGGAAGCCTTTTTACGTGAAGAGCCATTGGTCCCCGAGGATATGTG GTATTGTCCTACATGCAAAGAGCGAAGACAAGCAAGTAAGAAGTTGGATCTTTGGAGGCTTCCTGAAGTGCTTGTTATCCACCTGAAGAGGTTTTCCTACAGCCGGTCCATGAAGCATAAGCTGGAAACTTTTGTAAATTTTCCTATTCATGATTTTGACTTGACAAAATACGTGGCTAACAAGAACAACTCTCGACGTCAGCTCTATGAACTGTATGCGCTAACAAATCACTATGGTGGGATGGGAAGTGGGCACTACACCGCACATATCAAG CTTCTTGATGAAAATAGATGGTACAACTTTGATGATAGCCACATATCACCAATTAATGAAGAAGATGTGAAGTCCGCTGCTGCTTATGTACTTTTCTATCGGAGGGTAAGAGCagatcatcatcatcaccattcTGTAAGCAATGGAGCAGTGTCTTCAGCAGGCCAACACAGCATTTCTTCGCGGAAGTAA
- the LOC104244423 gene encoding cytochrome b561 and DOMON domain-containing protein At3g07570-like, with product MKTCFNIFALFFFVQILSSQVDCQVTDSCNSNLNLKNKPLFDTSSFHCVSVWAAQNYILRYMQTDTKVWSFVLSAPNSNSYIGMGFSRDGKMVGSSAIVGWVSTDGSSTVKRYFLGGQSPEEVVPDQGNLQLVNVTSSIIAENSRIYMAFQLNTEMPSNRLIYSLGPNGRLPSPVNYQLSQHREHTSTFLDYTSGQSESKTPYANLRRSHGLVNMFSWGIVIPIGAMVARYLRQYDPIWFYSHTTIQSLGFLLGFAGIICGFILEDRLSVDVDRHKALGIFILVLGCLQVIAFLARPGKESKMRKYWNWYHYTLGRVLILLAAVNIFYGIYLGDAGTAWNVGFAVTLFILFITAAILEIRMWMTTK from the exons ATGAAGACATGTTTTAATATTTTTGCCTTGTTTTTCTTCGTCCAAATATTGAGTTCTCAAGTAGATTGTCAAGTCACAGATTCATGTAATTCCAATCTTAACCTCAAAAACAAACCTCTCTTTGATACTTCTTCTTTTCATTGTGTTTCAGTATGGGCTGCACAAAACTATATCCTAAGA TATATGCAAACGGATACAAAAGTATGGAGCTTTGTACTATCAGCACCCAATTCCAATTCATACATAGGGATGGGATTTTCACGAGACGGGAAAATGGTGGGGTCCAGTGCGATTGTAGGGTGGGTGAGCACCGACGGATCTTCCACCGTGAAAAGATATTTTCTGGGCGGACAATCGCCGGAGGAAGTTGTGCCCGATCAGGGAAATCTTCAACTTGTGAATGTGACATCCTCTATTATAGCTGAAAATTCAAGGATTTATATGGCTTTTCAATTGAATACTGAAATGCCCAGTAATCGCTTAATTTACTCACTTGGCCCTAATGGACGGCTGCCTTCCCCCGTCAACTACCAGTTGTCCCAACATCGGGAACATACCTCCACCTTCCTCGATTATACCTCTG GTCAAAGTGAATCAAAGACCCCTTATGCAAATCTGAGGAGAAGTCATGGACTCGTAAACATGTTTAGCTGGGGTATTGTGATACCAATAGGGGCAATGGTTGCAAGATACTTGAGGCAATATGATCCAATATGGTTTTACTCTCACACCACCATTCAATCACTTGGCTTTCTCCTTGGATTTGCGGGTATTATCTGTGGTTTTATTCTCGAAGATCGTCTTAGTGTTGATGTTGATAGACACAAAGCCCTTGGCATCTTCATTCTCGTTCTTGGTTGCTTGCAG GTTATTGCATTTTTGGCTCGACCAGGCAAGGAATCGAAAATGAGAAAATATTGGAATTGGTACCATTACACACTGGGAAGGGTTCTGATACTTTTGGCAGCAGTAAATATTTTCTATGGAATCTATTTAGGAGATGCAGGGACTGCTTGGAATGTTGGTTTTGCTGTTACTCTATTTATTTTGTTCATCACTGCTGCCATTCTAGAGATCAGAATGTGGATGACCACAAAATAG